A genomic segment from Candidatus Bathyarchaeota archaeon encodes:
- a CDS encoding glycosyltransferase, giving the protein VSKDADSSLLWMEGWGREAFLGLNSRLAGRDETLSLNFSHMVSVPSLAWYLQGPPSMALEDISCELPWNIRLAYHVVKPLLRWADGRLIRRMRNSSRLVVANSRFCALMYSGWGLNVDHVIYPPIDLQVFHPSPNPSSDYVLTYFGKETVYSVVRDVADGGVRIRAFGSKAQLLASSSKKRLLSHPGVEFLGRVTSEELVELYSNALYTLFPFTHEPFGYIPLESMACGVPVLTFGFQGPGEYVIDGYTGWLAATKEEMVKRALEIWREGYPRQMSLNCVKEAAKFDERLYMERWMELLEASLNSSPRRR; this is encoded by the coding sequence TGGTTTCTAAGGATGCTGATTCCTCCCTCCTCTGGATGGAGGGGTGGGGAAGGGAGGCCTTCTTGGGGTTGAACTCTAGGCTTGCTGGGAGGGATGAAACCTTGAGCTTGAATTTCTCTCACATGGTTTCTGTTCCCTCCCTCGCCTGGTATCTCCAAGGCCCTCCCTCCATGGCCCTTGAGGATATCTCCTGCGAACTCCCTTGGAATATTAGGCTCGCCTATCATGTTGTGAAGCCCCTTTTGAGATGGGCTGATGGACGGCTTATAAGAAGGATGAGGAACTCTTCCAGGCTTGTTGTGGCTAACTCTAGGTTCTGCGCCTTGATGTACTCTGGGTGGGGGTTAAACGTAGATCATGTCATCTATCCTCCAATCGACCTCCAGGTCTTCCATCCCTCCCCAAACCCATCCTCGGATTACGTTCTGACCTATTTCGGTAAGGAGACGGTATACTCGGTGGTAAGGGATGTGGCTGATGGGGGTGTGAGGATAAGGGCCTTCGGGTCCAAGGCTCAGCTCCTGGCATCATCCTCGAAGAAGAGGCTTCTGAGTCATCCGGGTGTGGAGTTTCTTGGAAGGGTCACTAGCGAGGAGCTTGTCGAGCTCTACTCGAACGCGCTCTATACCCTCTTTCCCTTCACTCATGAGCCCTTCGGCTACATACCCCTCGAGAGCATGGCTTGTGGGGTTCCGGTCCTCACCTTCGGCTTTCAGGGGCCTGGAGAGTATGTGATTGATGGCTACACGGGCTGGCTAGCCGCGACCAAAGAGGAGATGGTGAAGAGAGCTCTGGAGATATGGAGGGAGGGCTACCCACGCCAGATGAGCTTGAACTGTGTCAAAGAGGCAGCGAAATTCGACGAGAGGCTGTACATGGAGAGGTGGATGGAGCTTCTCGAGGCTTCTTTAAACAGCTCTCCGAGGAGGAGGTAG